The region ctctctctctctctctctctaaaTATAAATACTATATAGCTtattacaaagaaaagaacattATCTTTTCATCAATAAACTCGTTAGCTTTTTGACACTTAGTTCATGATTTTGCTTAAACAAGTGGTAAAACCCTTTTTAAAAGGACAATTTCTCACATACTACGGCAAACGTCCAGTTGCTATTGGATAGCGTCGTGGTACTACtcacattttgacatcattTGCTTTGGCATCAATTGTTGCAAGTTCgtcattatttattcattttttttagaagTGAAAAGAACCAAGTAAGTGGCTGTGGCCAGTTTTGGTATCAATCTTGGGCCTTCATGGAGTCTAAATCTCTTAGAGCTCTGAAAGGTGCTCTCTATCTTACCACCTCAATGTAAGGGAATTATTAAATTCACTTTGACATTCCAAGAACACACAAACCAATCTTAACcgcaaacatttttaaaaaaaaattgcagcaactgtagactatctaTTTATGAACACTGATAACTGGTTATGCAATGAATGTTATATCATCTAGTCATTTTCGCAAAAATTCAGCTGACTGAACCATTTTTATGGACTGCAAAGAATCTTATGGTTATTCTGTTTGCCAGGCCAACAATATCGCTTTCAAGCAGGCTTATTTGACGGACTCAACATTAGCATAGGCTGGATCCGAAGCATCTGCATTCGCTTTATGATAAACATCTGAAGTTACTACATCAGCATACAAGGTGGTTTCTTGATGTTCAGGTTTCCGTGTCTCTTTATCATTGTTGGTGTCCCCAAAGTCTGCAAGTTCTGCATAAACCAATTCACCTTTCCTTGGCTGCCAgggcaaattaaaaaaaaagaaggaataaaGCAACGGAAGTATTTAATCCGCCAGATTATCCACAACACCATCTCAATTTTGCCGTTGGCTGGTCGGGATGATGGAGCCCTAAGCTTCAAAGTatctttttttgcaaaaaggaGCCACAAATCTACTATGTGCAAGCGGTGAGAGTGGAGCTATAATTGTATATCAAGGGGGGTAGCATTAGTCTGTTCACGCCTTCAAGTATATATTGACGGAAGCAATGCCTTTAATATTGCTGTGGATGAGAAACTGCGTTGTAAATTGATTTCAACCGTGATTTATTGACTTATgattgaaatttcaataggaGCACTTCCGATCAAATGTACCACGTTTtagatgaaatttcaaattcttcaGTAACaggttggttttttttttgttttagggagcattcataatttatcCAGAGGGTCGGCTATGAtgaatttcttatttttttctttcattttttggaaaCCTCTTGATCATCTCAGGGGTTTTTtctgaccccccccccccctcaagAGATGTTGatttatcaaaggaaaatatcataGCCCCACCCAGCACGTAAGTACAACATGTCAAACTCACGCTTAGCCTTATAAAAGTCTCGTGACGGGTATACTGAGCTTTATTGGTGAAATGGTGATATTTCAAGATgtcaatttatgaaaatataacGTTCTGTACAATTAAATCTCTACACATTTTAAACTCAAAATTGTTCTACTTTGGACATTCTTGAGAAAAGCTGATTGAATGATTGGCtgataataaatttaactaCTCTGAACTGGTACCGGAGAGAAAGTAGTCTTTTAGTTGCACTGAACATCCATTCCATATAAATTTGCACGATTCAAGGAGATTTAGTGGTTAATGATCTGATAGATCATGGCCAGTTGTTAGTGCAGtgtttttaaatgaagatctGTTTAGAGGACGCTAATGATCTTCATTAAACCACGGCATAACAACTGGCCATGTTGTATCATCTAGCAAGTCATCTTTCAACTCTTGGAGAGCGTGAGAGTGAGGAGAGCAAGTGTGAGGAGAGTGAGAATGAGGAGAGCGAGAGTGAGGAGGGTGACGAGAGTGAGTTTGAGCCACTCGCTAAGAGACCTTGTAGCACAAGAAGTGGGCGTCATGCATCACGTTTCATACTCTAGTTCTGTATCAACATTTTgtggaaatgaaataaaagacaggAATTATAAGAGCGTCCAACagcatattttcatttccttttctttttcaggcaAAAAAACTGTTGCCCCCCCCCCATGCCTGATGTTATTTTCGTTGGAAACTTTCCACAGCCCCCCCCCGCCCCTAAATCATAGTAGGGAAAAAGAGGGACTCCTCTCAAAATCACCATAGCCCCTTCTAggtaaattatgaatgctcccttatTGTCTTTTTCCGACGAACGCGGTCAGCATATATTTTACACGGTCAGTGTAAGGTCGACGAATTAGGTTATTTTCTGACTTACTGCGCGAGGATCTAGCCTTAAGGTACCATGAcatttgctttgcattttattttatttcgtttCGTAATCTGTCCTTGTAATTTGATGTTTTCAGCCTTGAGTAAGTTGTGTAACGCCCCAAATGTGATCGGAATGTTGCCTCAAATCGTATCTTTATGTATCTTTGCTTTCAGAATTAAAATACTACGTGCAAATCCTTGTGCTGGTCTAATCGCTCATACCAAATATGGTACGATCCAGTTGGGTTCAGgcaagagatcatcaaggtgagagagtgaatctcccatataggccctctaactagggtaatccatcttaatctattttttgacatggtacccagttcttccgcgaattttactcgcgATTTTCCCGTTGCGTGTTTTCGTGGAGGAAACAACGGATGAGAGTAATGGCGGACTGCGCTTCCTCGAAACgaaagtttgaagtttctaacGCACCGTCGAACAAGCGGAAGAAAACCAgcccaaatttattttgtagtaGTGGTCATAGGGAGCACGATGAATTTTCCGAAGGTGAGAATTGTTGAGGTTTCGTCTGGTGATTAAAAACAGGTTATGCTGTTCGTTTCGAGGAAGCGCGGTCCGCCATTACTCTCATCCGTTGTTTCCTCCACGAAAACACGCAGCGCGGGAAAATCGCGAGAGTAAAATTCGCGGACGAACTGGGAACCatttctaaaaatagattaagatggattaccctagttagagggcctatatgggggattcactctctcaccttgatgatctcttggtTCAGGCCATCAGAGTCTTTAAAGCACTAGAGCGTCCAAAGGAGACCCTGAAGTGTCCATTGGAGGAAAGGGATTTGGACACCAATGAAGAGAAAAGCTACTGTTAAAGTGAGGCTAGCCTGAGAATATAACAGGAAGTAGGGGTTGAAGATGTCTTGAGAGCGCTCACCTCCCATCATTGTTACCtaaattggacgacacgacgCCATACGAAAGTTGCGTGAGTTTAAAACTCGCTCcaaacgtttttctttttgtttgctatAACTCACCTTCCCCAGTTTCCCCACCTCTCTAAAAAACCTACATATTATTTCAGTCTTCCAATAAGTGGAGCGCGTGCGAGCGCTTAGCTAGTAAATAACGCTGATAAAAAAATCATCGTTATTAAAGATAAACCACGTGCCTTTTTCTTTAGCTTGTTAAACACAGCGTACTCGCATTCAACTTGAGGGGAATCCTTCCCATCCTGTGGCACTCCCATTAACTTGGTCGCCTCAACATCTGGCAGAGATTCGTACTGGTGTTCAGGCTGTTTCCTGTAACGCTCAAAATTACAATCCATTAGTACAACGATCTACAATATAAATgcatgtttgaaaaatgatgaAAGCTATAAGATCTGCTAAGATCTTATAGATCTATAAGATCTATAAGATCAACTCGCGGTactaaaaaaaaggaagattaTAATTGTTTCTAGACCCACGACCCTTTTTAACAACGAAATACTCACTTAAAGTTTGCCTTGTTTATTGCGATTAATACtcaacagtgccgtagcaagggtaatataagtgggggagcacgcgagcgccggaggcgcgagccgctagaggggtctgagggcatgctcccccagaaaattttgaaatctagaggcttggaaatgccatttccagcgttatccaagagctatttgtgatttatgcatatcgcgaattatttacttcgtacactgtctcagcaaaccaatgcacattgatagtataacacttgcaacgtcaattacaaaatgaaaaaccgactttctctgtatcttgaaaccagtaaatgtttaaccggcaggtcgttttttgaaaacttaccaaacagttgcttaataatattttatttttaacattttatacaggtctgtttttactttctaggagaaaaactgggggggcacgggccccccccggcccctccccttgctacggcactgctcaAGCATCCTCGCGTTACCGCACTGAAGAAAGATCTGCTCTTGAGATGCTCACCGTAGTCCTTGATTTTACGAAAGAATATTTTGATATTCAGTATTCggaattgaaattttgttttcaatatgCAACGTAACAAAAGACTTAATGTGACCAAAACTCCGCGCCAATTCTTCTCATTGCCACGGTGTGATTCTGATCATGATGCCTAGATGATGagttcaacttttttttctcttgccACGGCTTCACTTTCTTCCAACATGTGCAAGGTTcgtttctatttttttttattattagtcCTCATTATCAACAACTCTAAGGTTATCGTCATCGCCCTTGAAGCTCTCATGAACTTTAACAAGAATGGTTGCACAGTTTCCTTTTAGTTTCGTCATGGGATGCTTGCAGGCCCACCACCGCAAAGTAATGCGTTCTATTGTTTACCAATCTGTGTAATCAATTTAAAATACTTACGACGAAGAAGCAGGAGAGTTTTCCGGATCTGAAGATTAACATAAAGAGAGTTAAGAAGCAGGGTAAAGTGATCGGGCTCACaaattctttgccttttttttaaaatagctGCATCATCGTAGACACTTCACGACTCTTAAGGTCGGCACACACGAGGGGACTAGTCCTTGCAACAAGTCGCAGGGACAAGTCCCATCGTGTGAACTAGCCATTTTTGCCATAAAATCTTGTCGCGGGGACTAAAATTTGGTCCCTGCGACTAGTCCCACGCATTCAAACTGGTTTGAATTTTTGGGACAAGTCCCTGCGACTTGTTCCTCAAAACGCTTCGTGTGAACTGTTCGTGGGACAAGTCCCTGCgaccaaattaaaataaaccaatcacaggtCGGTATCACAAGTTCCCACAACTCCTTACGAACTCTTTTTCAGGATGGATGAGTACTGAAAATCTTGATCGAATTTTCTCCTCTTTTTGTTTCCGTATCTGATCGGTAACAAAGGGTTATTTTCCGCTTATTGTATCCGAGCTGAATCAGAAACAATTCAAGCACTGAATCCTGAACCCTACATTGCTATTTTAATAAAACTGGTTTCTTAAGAAAGCTGCAGGGTAAAATAATGACACCGTTTGTCCCCAGTTTTTGCTACTTTCCTGTGCAATTGGTCCCCGCGTGTAAACAGTACTAGGGACTAGTCCCTGCGACCAGTCCCTTCGTGTAAACTCTTCAAGGGACTAGTTGTACGGACTAGTCGCAGGGACTAGTCCCCTCGTGTGTGCCGACCTTTAACTCCATATTTTATACCAAGATCTATCCGCCATGCTGGTTCATGTTTTCCAGTTAATATGAAGAGGAAGGAAATGGAAATTTCGTCGCCTAAGAAGTCACGAGGAATTTTAGGTATTTGACAATGCAACatatatatctttttttaaaataggtAGATCGACCAGCCAATGATACCCCAGCAATCATGCATGTTCCCGTTTCTTTGAGACGAGTATCAAAACGCTGTGGGATTCACAGTCATGTGAGGAACGGGTGACCCGAAAACACTGACCCCGGTCCGTGGACCCCATCAACGGACTACCAAGAAAAATTACCAATGGAATCGAGACCTAAAATTCTTACCAAGACTAGACCAAATTCCTGCATCTCTGTCATTCACCACCGCGTTTTGGAAATGACATTAATCGATAGAAATCGCATTGCTGACGTGTATaacggcaggtttcttttgtaggtcacaggtcacaggtcattgttttaccaatacagaacgtatcccaaacacttgtaaaagctaaccttaggtctaattaggcctaaacagaaattttttaggcctaaggttagcttttacaagtgtttgggataatTTCTGTgttagtaaaacaatgacctgggACCTgcgacctgcaaaagaaacctgccacATGTATAATGACTTGAATTTGAGTGCGCTAGATGGACTGTTAATTTCTCCCCTGCAATGTTTCCCAGGAGTAACCATGAATGGTGTACTCAAATTCTACTCATTATCCATGTTAACATGCGATTTTTAGCGATTAACTTAATTTCTAAAGCATGGTAGTGAAAGACGGGGATGTTAGAATTTGGAGTCATTTTTGGTTATCGAGCAAGAACCAGTTTACAGTTTGAGCTTCCTCCTTGATGACTGTAGTCTTGGTAAGAATGCTTCTGTTTCGATTCCTTTGGTAATTTTTTCTTGGTAGTCCATTCAGGGCATCCATGGACCACAGTGATTTTGGGTCAACCTGTGAGGAGCAGCTTAGCTGTGCATAGCTGGTTAAATATTTGCTGAGAAAATGGTCAGTCTTATGTACCTTTCTCAAGTTGCTTCTTGCGTTTCCTCAACACAACCACCACAAGAAGAAGGATCAATACAAACAACACTGCTCCCAGCACAGCAGCAATTATTGTTACTAGCATGGAGTTTGTGTTCTCTTTCTTGTACACAGTTGTCCTTCTGACATCAGAAACTGTCGACGAAGTTGTAGAATCTTAACACGACCATATgtagttattattgttgataaaaataatcaattttatagcaaataaatgaataaaatcaataaatgAATTTAACAACAAAATAGTTGAGGCTCAAGGACACCACAGTTATTGTGGAATATAAATCTTCTGTTAGCATATGGAATTCAACCTctaaaagaaattgaagaaagcATTTAAGACATCTTTCAGTGGGGGCTTTTGCTTGATATCTATTACAACATACTTTCAATTTGACATTgtttatttggtgattttgttttattctgttAAAAATCATCATCACACCcaagataaaatttaaaacaatattgATCTTTGGCAGTAGATAATGGAATATAAGAatcaaaaaattgaaagtgcAAACTATTTCCCGAAACCACACTTATTGGGATTGGAGTCTGATCATTGCCGCATTCAATAAGTTGAGGAAACTTTTGTAAAGAGTTTAATATGTCGCttaacaaaatgtaatactcctctgaaacaaataaaaattacctTGCATGATACTAGCATTTTGTGTGAAATGATACCACCCATTCATTAAGTAATCTATCAACTTGCCTGTTTCCTCTTTCGTGGTAGTTGGTGTTTCACTATTTTTTGCAGTGTTTGGTGTTTCACTGTTTTGTATATTGTTGGTTTtaagtgttgttgttttggttgtAGACATAGGATGTTGCATGCAGGTTCCCTGGCATTTATCTGTTGTTGATAGGATAAATAAGTTAATACAAGAGACCAACATTTGCtgtaaatttcaaaagaacacAAACcctcaaattatttttacaagaaaTCTGAAAGAAGGTTACTTCACAAAGATGCACTGTTTGACAGTATATTTGCTGGGCTATTCATGTTTGCATTTGTACTACAGGGTTGCACAAGAACAAAATACTGTGCAAAAGTCCATGATAGGAGCAGTCAGTAAAGTATTAGTAGATGCTTCATGGCACCTTACATCAAGTACACATTCGCTGGCAATGATGCACCAACCAGGTGAggccattttaaaaaggatTACATGTACCCCTTCATTAGGTTTCCCACAAAAGTTTTGAACACCCTTGGCATGTGAAAAGGGACTTAAAAGTCCCTTTTCATATCCCAAGGGTGTTCAGAAAATAAGGGTGACAAAAGACATTTAAAAATGTCTTTTGTCATATTCCGTCTGGCCAAGTTAATTTGCTACAGTCACAAAATGTAGCCAATCAATTTGACACGTTTGAGCACTAAACCACAATAAAATAGACCCATGAAAAGTATGAGACTcatatatctatatctatatcatatatctatatatctGTATCTCAGTACCCTATTAGGGTAAGCCATGTAAAGGAATACATTGATCATTCTTATTCGTGCATTAAAAGATTTGAGgtcaaatttaaataaaaaattaatattaaaaaaaactaccCTTATAATGATGTAAGACTTCAAAAGAGATGATTGCAAACTTTCATGACATCAAAATGTACTCCTCAAGTGACCATTAGGTCCATATTGGGTTGTCCATGgtgaatattattattattagtcacACAACACAATATGTTATCATTTCCACAAAGGGATAAGTAACAAAAAAGTCATTTAGCAATTAACTCATAGATACCTGTTTGCTCCTCGCAAATCCATGCCCTAGAAAGCCCCTTTTTTATGCTATTAAAAGATCCAAAGGAACCAGGGGGATAATCTTTTGCAATAAGAACATAAAGGTCATCTTTTCTTGGTTTATTAGGTTGCCATTTATCAAAAGTCAAAGGTTTGCCATTGATCCAACTCCAATCGCCAGTagtttggtttttcaacagtccTATGTGCCATTCGTTGTATCTATTTCCTATTTGGTCCTTCAAACTGCTGTTGATGAACTCCCACTCTTCTATTGTCTCCATGACAACAAGTGATTTATTGTGAGATTCACACCACTTTTGTGCTTTTAGCCACGAAAGTCCGGTTTTCGTACCATTCTCAAATGTGTAGCACGAGCAGGCTTTTTCTCCATCTGGTAGGTTATTTGAAGAGGAAACCAACAAGTAAAATGTATGATTAAATCATGGGAGATGTTTCTTTCCAGAAATGCACAAAAAATGAGGTCATgcaatttcattcatgtcaGAAACCTGATAAACCAGTAAACTGCTGATGCACAAGAACAACATCAGCTTTCTCTGTGGCTAACTCTGAGAAAGGGTTATCAGAGCTTTGTTTGTGATACTTAAATCCAGAAATATTTTGTAGCTATGGACAATTTTGATGTAGACTGGGTAAATTCCGTCAGATCTGGCGTGGTGCATTTAAGACATTTCCAACCAGAGGTAAGAAtggaaaaattaacaatgaaatataaaaagagaaacaaagtCTGGAGAAGAGctattaagatgatttccgcacaacattcgagcaataatggcaaaaattaagttatcaaaaaaccctcttagcatggtaatattttgaataaaggtaagaagatcctatcgagatttaagctctcaagctgaccccgcgagagaaaattgaacttgaagttatctatatttcagttaaaagggacgtttcgcgttagttgagcACACAATAAGACTCGCTTTTAgtattcttacgaagtttgacattaaatttctcgagaatgcttggggacttcatcgcggggtcacttcaAGCACTGAATAACAATTAGATGTTtcaaatagcattcaagaagcaaccgtgctgtgagtagatttttagtaaataatttttgcaagtattatTCGAACTTTgcacggaatccgtcttaataatCTTCTCAGAGATTGCGTGACTCCTGATAGTTTGCGTGCCGAAGTGGCCGCACCTAACCTAAATGGACATAACGATAGTCACGTCTCTGCGAAAATCAAAACACATCGAGAGCGCCGTCAAACATTGTTACACGTGTAAGGAAAACAATCTAGCTCTGTTTAAATGCATTGTAGCGTCTAGAAGAATATTCTAAAAACGAAAAGACCAATTGAGATGTAAATCTCTCATCAGGAAGACTGGAAATCGCATAAAATGACTTCCTGTAAGCATGCAATGATTCCAGCGGCACAATATATTGTAGCATTCTCAAGCTAGAACAAATTAAAACCAAAGGGCATTTTTTAATCGAAGAAATAGGAACTGAACTACGTGAATTGAGAACAGCAATAATTTTGCCAGTTTAGCCTTTGGGTGATTTCAATTTCTGGCGTCATCAAATAACTTCATTATTGCCTCATTAACTGAACGCAAACACAATTTAATTAATGTACGAAAGCATTTaacaatacaaaaaacatACCCGAAGTATAGCACTTAGATACTAAAGCCACCAAAATGAGAACACACCATGATAGTCTTGGTGGAGCCATTCGGTGATTCCTGGTAAGGTTCTTTTATTGAAGTTGCGGCCGTAAAACAACTCACCGAAGCGGTTATCAAATGACCTGCATTCATGACAATTCCGCCTTGAAAAGGCGTGACTAAGCGGAAGTCTGTAGACACGCCAAAAGTTCTCCATATTTGGAAACTTCGTCTGaataaaaatttgacaaatcGAAAATTCGAAAATGAAACAGAAGGACCAAACATAAAATGGGCAAGTCTGTGATTTAACAGGCTTTAAGGCGTGCGtagatttaaaaacaaaaatgacatACTCAGATtctgataattattatccccttttattacaaaatttacACAGCTTTCAGACAATGCCGATTAATAACCAAATAAGCATTTTTGAAATTCTTTACAAACATATTCACTTAGCGTTTTGAACTGACACCCAATGGCAATGTTTATATCATCGCAGTTTTACTGACGACTTCTGCAGTATCAAGAAAGTCCAACAGCTCGAACGGAGATCGCACCCTCTGATCGAATGCACGCGCAGagagtatttttaaaactggaaCAAACTCATGATGTGTTTCCTCAAGTAAACGAGTTTCATGCGTTGTCAATACGCTATCAGAGGGCATGCGTTTTCTGACATGAACAGTCAGGAAGAAGTCAAGCAGGTGAATCCTCTTGGTGTAATGATTCATCTTAAGCGTTACAGTAACGAATGAGAAAATCCTTGTGTATCGcatcaagaaaaaaagcgaaCAACGATTCCCAGTCATGCCTTTTGTTCATTTACTTTTTGCCTTCTACTTAACCTGCTTAATAGTACACTCTctcttttaattaaaaaaaaaatgtgttcccAAAGATTTCCCTCTCGACTTTCAACTTGGTCGCTAGAACGATTGGGGAGTAAAGGAAGATATCCTGAACAATTAAACCCCTTG is a window of Acropora palmata chromosome 4, jaAcrPala1.3, whole genome shotgun sequence DNA encoding:
- the LOC141880132 gene encoding uncharacterized protein LOC141880132 isoform X2, which codes for MAPPRLSWCVLILVALVSKCYTSDGEKACSCYTFENGTKTGLSWLKAQKWCESHNKSLVVMETIEEWEFINSSLKDQIGNRYNEWHIGLLKNQTTGDWSWINGKPLTFDKWQPNKPRKDDLYVLIAKDYPPGSFGSFNSIKKGLSRAWICEEQTDKCQGTCMQHPMSTTKTTTLKTNNIQNSETPNTAKNSETPTTTKEETVSDVRRTTVYKKENTNSMLVTIIAAVLGAVLFVLILLLVVVVLRKRKKQLEKDPENSPASSSKQPEHQYESLPDVEATKLMGVPQDGKDSPQVECEYAVFNKLKKKPRKGELVYAELADFGDTNNDKETRKPEHQETTLYADVVTSDVYHKANADASDPAYANVESVK
- the LOC141880132 gene encoding uncharacterized protein LOC141880132 isoform X1 → MENFWRVYRLPLSHAFSRRNCHECRSFDNRFGELFYGRNFNKRTLPGITEWLHQDYHDGEKACSCYTFENGTKTGLSWLKAQKWCESHNKSLVVMETIEEWEFINSSLKDQIGNRYNEWHIGLLKNQTTGDWSWINGKPLTFDKWQPNKPRKDDLYVLIAKDYPPGSFGSFNSIKKGLSRAWICEEQTDKCQGTCMQHPMSTTKTTTLKTNNIQNSETPNTAKNSETPTTTKEETVSDVRRTTVYKKENTNSMLVTIIAAVLGAVLFVLILLLVVVVLRKRKKQLEKDPENSPASSSKQPEHQYESLPDVEATKLMGVPQDGKDSPQVECEYAVFNKLKKKPRKGELVYAELADFGDTNNDKETRKPEHQETTLYADVVTSDVYHKANADASDPAYANVESVK